In Sphaeramia orbicularis chromosome 3, fSphaOr1.1, whole genome shotgun sequence, a genomic segment contains:
- the LOC115416954 gene encoding chymotrypsin B: MAFLWIVSCLAFVSAAYGCGVPAIPPQVTGYARIVNGEEAVPHSWPWQVSLQQSNGFHFCGGSLINENWVVTAAHCNVRTYHRVVAGEHNKGYGSNEVVQVLKPAKVFTHPKWNPRTINNDISLIKLSTPARLGTNVSPVCLAESSDVFAPGMTCVTSGWGLTRYNAPSTPNLLQQAALPLLSNEQCKRHWGSNISDVMICAGGAGATSCMGDSGGPLVCEKDNAWTLVGIVSWGSSRCSTSTPAVYARVTELRGWVDQILAAN; encoded by the exons ATGGCCTTCCTCTGGATCGTCTCCTGCCTTGCCTTCGTCAGCGCTGCCTACG GCTGCGGCGTCCCTGCCATCCCTCCCCAGGTGACTGGCTACGCCCGTATCGTCAACGGTGAGGAGGCTGTTCCTCACTCCTGGCCCTGGCAGGTGTCTCTGCAG CAATCCAATGGCTTCCACTTCTGTGGAGGATCTCTGATCAATGAGAACTGGGTTGTGACTGCTGCCCACTGCAATGTCAG GACCTACCACCGTGTGGTTGCTGGAGAGCACAACAAGGGCTATGGCTCCAACGAGGTCGTCCAGGTCCTGAAGCCCGCCAAG GTGTTCACCCATCCCAAATGGAACCCCCGCACCATCAACAACGACATCAGCCTCATCAAGCTGTCCACCCCCGCCCGCCTCGGCACCAACGTGTCCCCTGTCTGCCTTGCTGAGTCCTCCGATGTCTTTGCTCCCGGCATGACTTGTGTCACCTCTGGATGGGGTCTGACCCGCTACAACG CTCCCAGCACTCCCAACCTGCTCCAGCAGGCCGCTCTGCCCCTGCTGTCCAACGAGCAGTGCAAGAGGCACTGGGGTAGCAACATCTCTGACGTGATGATCTGCGCTGGTGGAGCTGGAGCCACCTCCTGCATG GGAGACTCTGGCGGTCCTCTGGTCTGTGAGAAGGACAACGCCTGGACTCTGGTGGGTATTGTGTCCTGGGGAAGCAGCCGTTGCTCCACTTCCACTCCTGCCGTCTACGCCCGTGTCACCGAGCTCCGTGGCTGGGTTGACCAGATCCTTGCTGCCAACTAA